The proteins below come from a single Bactrocera dorsalis isolate Fly_Bdor chromosome 5, ASM2337382v1, whole genome shotgun sequence genomic window:
- the LOC105224431 gene encoding uncharacterized protein DDB_G0283357 yields MPNDLDVRRLIEEVKARPIIWDVRYGEYKDRTNTPQKWAEIAASLGVDVEHCKRKWKNLRDAYRAEVRRSERRVERLKASGNYDSSMDVRSKWAYFDQMSFINDSRRPRYQSFTHKSEGEGSNGSHDDAPGFHSFCEIKMEPHHTTDEDEYEDDDQLLEQFENAATPQAVRRLSNSISVANAVEDAAIASTSSSRSPNCKCSNRADDQVHFLENLEREEQSLMQSTRMDMTRDNSASHVGDSDYNFLVSFLPQMKRMSELQNLQFRAKMSELLLNIMTPQSPSGQLVSTSAQMMQRFAPQQQQQPMQQQLQQIPYQQQPPQQAVQQQQQPQAQRGVIQCMQSTPAQDLLQLQSEQLQLQQDDQQMPQQQRQSSFTAADLMDADQLENSNLSAASEMLGENSNNWP; encoded by the exons ATGCCAAACGATTTGGATGTACGTCGCTTGATTGAAGAGGTGAAGGCGCGCCCCATTATTTGGGATGTGCGCTACGGGGAGTATAAGGATAGGACGAATACGCCGCAAAAGTGGGCCGAAATCGCTGCAAGTCTGGGTGTCGATG tCGAGCACTGCAAACGAAAATGGAAGAACCTACGTGATGCCTATCGCGCCGAAGTGCGTCGCAGCGAACGACGCGTTGAGCGACTAAAAGCGAGCGGCAACTACGACAGCTCCATGGATGTGCGCAGCAAATGGGCCTACTTCGATCAGATGAGTTTCATAAATGACAGCCGCCGTCCGCGATATCAATCGTTTACGCACAAGAGCGAAGGCGAGGGCTCGAATGGCTCACACGACGATGCGCCAGGTTTTCACAGCTTTTGCGAAATTAAAATGGAACCACACCACACCACTGACGAAGATGAGTATGAGGACGACGATCAGCTGCTCGAACAATTCGAGAACGCCGCCACACCACAAGCGGTGCGACGTCTCTCCAACTCCATATCCGTTGCGAATGCTGTCGAAGATGCGGCCATAGCCAGCACGAGCAGCAGCCGCTCGCCCAACTGCAAGTGTTCGAATCGTGCCGATGATCAAGTGCATTTTTTGGAGAATTTGGAGCGCGAGGAACAGAGTCTGATGCAGTCGACGCGCATGGATATGACGCGCGACAATAGCGCCAGTCACGTGGGCGATTCGGATTACAATTTCCTCGTTAGCTTTTTGCCGCAAATGAAGCGCATGAGCGAGTTGCAGAACTTGCAATTTCGTGCGAAGATGAGCGAGTTGTTGTTGAACATAATGACGCCGCAGTCGCCGTCAGGGCAATTAGTGTCAACCAGCGCACAGATGATGCAAAGATTTGCgccacagcagcaacaacaaccaatgcAGCAACAACTACAGCAAATACCATATCAACAGCAGCCACCGCAGCAAgctgtacaacaacaacaacaaccacaagcgCAACGTGGTGTCATTCAGTGCATGCAGTCGACGCCAGCGCAAGACTTGTTGCAATTACAAAGCGAGCAACTGCAATTGCAACAAGACGACCAACaaatgccacaacaacaacgacaatcaTCATTCACAGCTGCCGATTTAATGGATGCCGATCAGCTGGAGAACAGCAATCTGAGCGCCGCCAGTGAAATGCTCGGCGAAAACTCAAATAATTGGCCGTGA